Genomic segment of Carassius carassius chromosome 19, fCarCar2.1, whole genome shotgun sequence:
GGTCTAACGTACTTTAAGTTTGGAAGACTTTCCCTGTGATGCTAGCTGCTGGAGTCTCTGTCGGAGAATATCTGCGATGACTGTGGCGTCTCGGCTGTTAATATACTCTCCTCCTTGATTTCGCTAAAACAGGTCGGACATAAAGGTATCAGTTAGAATAGGTACAGGAATAACTCAGAGAGCCCCTGGAACAACAGGATGGCCAGCACTTGTGTCGTACCCGTGTGGTGCCAAGGCGGGGGTAGAATCGGACACTGGGGTAAGCCTTGATCCCGGCATTCTGGCAGGTCTGAGAGTGCGCTTGACAGTCCACTTTGCCAGCTCGCACCGTTCCCTTCATCATCTGCAAGAGAAGGAACAGGTGAGTGATGCTGCTGAACTAATCATGATCACGGCACCTGCACTGACTGAATCCAGTGCAAACGCTCATGCGTtgcttttcttttattattacaattgcattttttaaattgcatgttTAATAACACATGCACAACAATTAGAGTGAAAAgcctgaattgaattgaattgaattgcccTGCAGCTCTGAAGCTCATGTGAATAAAACCTGATTATCATGTTCTCCGGCATAATTTAAGAATGGTCCAATGAGAATCCTGGGCTTCAATAGAGTGCAACAGTGTTTTCGCCCAAGTTTTCAGCAGCCTCGAGTCAGAGTCACTATAGATTTTTTGTCATTTCAACCATATACAGCATTCCTCCAAGACCACTGTGCTGCATAAAAACAACACCAGACTAGAAGTACTAACCAAAATACGAACTTAGATGAAGATAGATAAGATTGCACACATACACTAGACTACAAAAAGTGCATGCGTgcaaacaaaaagtatttttctcAGGATTTTGAAAGGTCTTAGTTGAAGCAGCCAtaaaccaaaccaaccagctgGCTTGAGGTACATTATAAAAATTTATATGAAGTTAAAAAGAATTGGAAAATTTgacaaaagattttatttttttaagtgtctgTATTAGTACTGACTATTCATTAATTGGTCAGATTTGTTTGCAGAATCATGGCCAACGTAGTATTTCCaccaaaaaaatctgtttttttaacTTAATTATTTACAGCTAACTTTTGGTCTTTACAGTACACAGTAAAACTACTTGGCAGCATTAAAAAGTAAAGAatgtatgtgattggctgaagcacTGTATGCACTCCTCTCATCACCCCAGCTGTTAAAAGGGCATTTGCAGCTATATTtgcatttcctgaaggaaatgcCAATGCTTGCAAAGTAGCAGAAATCTTTGAGAAAAAAGTTAGAATCATCGCAGCTGAGATTAGCTGATGTCTTCACTGATTTGTCTTACCCTGGCAAGAACTTCAAACTCAGGGGCGAATTGCTGGCATGGGCCACACCATGGGGCATAGAAATCCAACACCCAGTGATCATTCCCTCCCAAAACCTTTCTCTTAAAGTCCTCAGGTGACAGATCCACCGAGGCACGAGGCAGAGAACTATCAATAGAAGAGTCCATGGGTTAGAGGGTACTAGattcaaaacagcttttttttacaGCTGTCCTAAAAAATGCAACCAAAAGTGactgatttataaaaataaaaaaaaacaagtaaaaacaaaGCATAAAACAAAAAGCATCAAACTCATACTGTAATTAGTTGAGTCAATTCGGTTGTGTGCTTTGTGTAAGAATCATCATTTGCATGATGCAAATAATGAAAACTACCAACAAAATAGTTCTCATAGTTGGCGAATACTTCGTGAGAATTATCTCAGCTCACCTCAAGGCCCAAGTCTTGAGTGAAAAGGCATCCCGGTGCCATCCATTGTAACTCCTGTTAACAATGAGAGAGAAACGTTTAACCTGTTGAATCTGGTGTGTGTAATTATGTTTGAGTTACAGAATGCAGGAAACACGCACTGGTACTGGTCCCTACGGTTGCTGCTCTGAGGAAACAGGCGGATCTCTGGGTAAGCGCGCACATTCTCGCCCTGGCAGAACGAGTGGTGTTTCTGGCAGTCGACCGTTCCCACGTTTACAATCCCACTCAGCATCTAGAACAGACAGCAATAGGGCTGACACGATCATGACATTTCTGCAAGTGATTAAGTGTCAAAGTACTGCAATAAATTGGATAAAATGCAAGCTTAATACAGAcacaatttaagaaaaaaatctttTATTCACAGAGAAATTagaaacagttcaactttttgaGTTTCTTTCTAAATGAGTTTCTTTAAGGCTTTACAAAACAAATATTGCAAAGGTTAAAATTATATGGGCTGTTATGGTTATTATACTGCCATAGCAGCATTTCTCATACTGAAATaaagtaaagctgaaataaaaatgtattaaaaaaataaaataataaataatttatatatatatatatatatatatatatatatatatatatatatatatatatatatatatatatatatatatatatatatatatatatacttatagaggtgggcatagatacatttttttaatctagattaatctcactgtaatcttggaattaatctagattaatatagattaaaatggctcatttgaattctgccaaaggcattcagaatatgtgtgctacccaaataaaataaggactaaaagtaagtctttgggAACAGGTTTCTCAAgtcaggtggtgcattagaccaggggctcatctcctgtttccaaatgcatcacaaagtgcttgagaaaaatgtaaactaattccacattgcacaaaaTGCAAACAactttacgcctgtttcacacatactccgtctgcagtgcgtatgcgtttcgtattttttttgatgcacccatgttaacggattccagcattcACACGGTTGCGGTCAGTCTTgacgttccaggagcggtgcgtctgcagcagtgcagcgatcgtttaagtaccgagtagcggactgcaaacgcgtcctgtgtgaaagcacaatgagtatgaatccatgctgcttctgcaccacatacgaaatgcacacggactgcatatgcactgcagacggattatgtgtgaaacaggcgtgcgtcttgtcgaggtttccattgggaagcttcttaaaaagaAATTCcatgaagcaaacccggcggcttcagctgcatccatgttagcacgtcacgtttgatgtggtaattcacagtaggcatacacagaggtttaaagactcgttctcgccccctacagtgcaattcggttaggcatacatccgcgctaaaatatcaaggtgaaagttatcatagctcgcctagtatagacccagttctcaacccaactttgagaatagattaacggcgatattttttttttttaatcgcccgATAAGTCTCCCGTTAACGTGCCGAAaatggcccaccactaatatatatatatatattttttttttgttttgttttgtttatttactttttttttttactttttttttttataagtgcacaatGGCCTTAGTTTccacaaattaataaatcaaacattTGTCGACAGCTGCTTATGTAATAAGGGCAATTACATTAAGATCATATACAACACAAAAAACGGTAATAACAAGGAAAAGGTAATTCTATTACACTCAGATGAATTGTCAGTGTAATATGATGAGAGCAGATACCCGTGCCATTCTCCTCCACTCGGGCAGCAGGGCCTGGCAAGGGCCACACCACGGAGCGTAGAAATCCACCATCCACGTCTCTGAGGACTTGCGTCTCTTTACCAGCTCCTGGAATGACTCTGGGGTCAAAGTCACCACCACAGGGTTCACCAGGTCCTGCAGAACATACAATCATCTATTACATCTAAACAGGTACTGTTTATAATGTGTATAATGTATGGATTATGAGGGTATGAATAAGTGTAACTGTAATCTGTGCCTCACCTCTATAAACTCCAGGATGCCGTCTGCAGAATGATGGCCTTCATACTCATGGATGCTGGACTTGTTGAAGATTACAGTTGTAGGATATGCATGAATGTTGTACTGAAAAGGGGAAAGATGCAAGAGATGAGAACCAGCTCTCACCCTTTTTCACATCCATTCTCTGTTAAAATAAGCATATTTACGTCAAAGCAAAGTCTAAAGTTATACGAAGTTAAAATTTAAACAAAGACAGTGTAAGGCAGGACTATGTCTTTTTCAGTAAAatagatgattattattattcattatttctgCAGTTTTGTTgctagtggtgcagaaatgacacttataataattactaatacattattttaatgatattattagtaacttaaacaacatcagtctgtgtgcatttaatttatttaatacacaagtttcacaatttgagttgaattactgaaatgaacttttccacgacattctaatttattgagatgcacctgttttATTTTTGCTGCTAGTGCTGCAAAAAATAATACACTTCAAATGCTGTGGTTTCCTGTGGCATATGGTTATGATACTTCTGTAAACAAATCTGTACACAGAGATACTTATAGCTAACGTAAtagaaaaattattaattattagtggtgtaacggtacgtgtattcgtaccggaccgtttcggtacagggctttcgggtcggtgcacgtgtgtaccgaatgaccgaatgcaatattttgtttgcggaacataggtacattttcgtgtttccaaatgaacatattaagttgcggaagtctccgcgttcagcgcaaatcccgccctgcagctgattctaaggcctgtgacacactggctgcgtggcgtgagcgttttctgtgtctttacacaccagaatcgtgcctgacgtggcgctggcgcgctgctgctactgtaggtgacatagagggaggccgccgacagaccaggatcttgtcttcacgacaacaatatctatactttatgttgagcataaatataaagcctactgataaaggacaccgtcaacagtattgacggcaaaatagactatgtttgacaggtgcaatatgctagtgtgtcaccggcctaaggttttcaaaaggcatcacgcgagtggcatttaaacagacctttgctcttaattccgatcggtccaatgcaataacgaaatctgagcaggtctaaaaactgaaactgttcatgctgcactttacactttgtaaaagttatatttattttttaaatatgagcaggcctacaagctgggattggtaatgctgcactgtaatcatacttatttatttataattttcattgtatgatattggtttgagactgagagtattttatttagtgaagaactttgcagcagtattttatttcttattcttttttttattttctatatgttttattaaaaagtataaacaaatgtaaaccttactgtaccgaaaatgaaccgaaccgtgactttaaaacagaggtacgtaccgaaccgtgatttttgtgtaccgttacacccctattaattattaataattatctaTTGttaataagcagttattttaataaaattaaagacaataaaaagcattattacaatgatttatgataataataattatgattattatcactACAATcattattagaaatataaattattatttaatataattattgttgCTTTGTTAATTTTGCTGTTAGTGGTGCTGAAATTACACCACTTTTAAGATTTATTATGAAGAGAATGTAAGGCATAATTCAGATGCTGTGGTTTCCTGTGGAAAGATTCAGAAGGTTTCACGATGATACTATAAACAGATCTGGTAAGTGGTAAGACAGGAAGCTAAAGAGGATCTGAATCCATTCTACCATCAATTCTGCATCATTTGAGTGAGGGTGAATATCCCAGTACCATATTGCAGAGCCTCTCGTGCACAGTACAGTCCAGAGTCCCAAACTTCAGCTGTCCAAAGAGCTGGATGGAGGCCTTTCTCAACTCGGGGAGAAGAGCTCGACATGGCGGACACCACTGCGGGACAGAATAATTACAGAATATTTACccataattatttttaaagagacCAAATTTCAAACACCGGTGCAAATGATCCTTTTAATTGTATTGACTTCACATTGTGGCAGTGATGTTCACTGTGCTTGTCTTCGCAGGAAGTTACCAAGGCAATGTAAGTATGTGCTCAGCTGATAATCATTAGCGTTCAAACAGAGGCTTCAGCAGAGGTTATCAGAGAAGTGTAAATGTAACAACTCACAGGTGCAAAGAAATCAACCAGCCAGGGCTCTTTCTCATGGTTGGGAAAGTTCTCAGGCCTCAGCGTGGTGACGTGGGCATTCACACTCTCTTTTGCAAAGGCCACAACATTGTACAAGGCATCCTTACCTGGAGATTTAAAAAGAGGAACTGGCATCAGAATGCATTTTAGACCTATTTCAATACCAAACTAAGTTTCATCAATTTAGATCAGAGTTTACAGGTTGTAGTGTTACTGGCTGAACCAAAATGTCTTTTAACCCTCTGATGCTGCTGTTGACTTTACCCTAGTTTCTGGGGTCTACCCTACGGGTCAGaaacacttttattcagaaatgatgcatcaaactgatcaaaagtgaagtCAAGAAATTTATaacgttacaaaaaaaaaaactacttaaaataaTAGCTGATCTTTCATGGTTTCATgttatcatgatttccacaaaaacaatatatagcagcacaactgttttccacattggaaataataagaaatgtttactgagcagcaaatcagcgtagagtgatttctgaaggatcatgcgacactgctGACTGGATTAATAATGCTGAAAAGTcagaaaactgttcttttaaattgtaaatacattttgaaatgaacaatttttattgcattttttttatcaaataaatgcagccttgttgagcagaagagacttaaacaaaaaaaaaaaacaatcgaccccaaacttttaaatggtaacaTATATTATTTCCCTTTTCATatgcatattatatttttatgacaacaTAATATATTAGTATAAATATGCATTAATATATTTAAGAATTCATGCAGATGgtaaaaagcaattttttttttatttaggtgcAAAATACATAGTCTTACTAAGGCTCTTACAAACTCACCATAGTGAATCTCAAAGTCATGAATTCCAACTCCTTTAAAAACAGCCACACAGGGCTTCTGTATATATAGAGAAGCACACAGCTCTGAATCTGCGACACAGTCCACCTTCCCCACCTGTGCAAACAGATAAACgcaattaataaaacataacaGCACCATATTACAGAACTCATATGACCTATGTACTATgtaaaacaatgttaaaaaaagctGAAGTTCCAAGACTCTCCAAAACTTGTCTGAGGCCATAAGAACACTGCGTTTAGAGTTAAGAAACAAACTAAATATCATACAGCTTCAAATCAATAATGCATGCAATTGCACTGCGTAAGTGAATTTAATTCTTTCATATTCTGAGTGAACTAAATAAAATCTGGgacattacaataaataaataaaatcaaataatataaATCAAGAACCTGTATGTGAGAGCCTTTCAGAAGAGCTTTGAGTTTTTTATATTCATGTGATGCCAGATCATTATGTCCAAAGGAGAAACTGATGAGCCATCGGTGATGAGCCAATTTATGCTGAAATGACAAAGTCAGAAAAAACCCCATTAAAATAAGTAGGATGTTTTTACAGTCATATTTCATGCAGCATGGCAGTTACTGTGTAAACAGTGTTGGGTGAGGAACAGGACGGGGGCAAACATATGATGTTCATGATAAAGTCACTTGGAGTCTTACCTCAAAGCTGCTCTTTGTAAGAATCTCCAGGTCAGGCAGATGCTGCAACACTTGTGCATATATTTCTTTAGTGTCCAAACTCTGGATAAACTGCAAGGTTGatcaaatcaaaattaaaaccAGCCTATTAGATTAGCACAATTATAAGAATAGCAGAGCTCGACATTAAGCTTTAACATGAGCTTGtccttaaaaaagtaaaaaaagttacttgtcgtctggaataaataaataaataaaatgacgtTGAATTGTTACATGTGATCAATACATTAagtaaataagaataataagaccCTTTATGGATGTTACTattcaaattaaatcagtatcaacaaacttcatctgtccaaatgcataaataatgttattagattaatgttttacttttttgacatacaaatatcaaatgttggaaaaattcaatgatacttttaaatatgaaattaaaccacCAGTAATGgtgtgaatcatttattcaaccgtttcgttcaaacggctgattcattcaataaataaagccagtcattttttataaatggctcactgaatcattgactcgttaaaaaatgaatcatttagtAGCAAAAGACTGTTGTGTGTTGCTCGCAGATGCGCgactgttctgctgtggctttacttagaactatttttgtttgaaatgaaGCAAAAACTATccataatgtgtctaaaatgtaaatcagttaattttacttgtttatttaattaaagttgtataaaatcaatatcaattTTGCAATCGATCTGAAAGTGGGGAAAACATCACTCCTGGTAATGTGATGTTGCAGATTTTTTTCTACCGCAGTATGTTTGTTCAGGTTTCTTTGTGTGTACTGTTGCGATTATAGTGTTGATTTCTCCGCGCGTCAGACCGGCTACATGAGCCTCAACTGACTCGACCTTGATTCTGTCAATACATTATCCATTATTAGTCACCAtttacactgaaagtaataaaatctGAATCTTTCTCGCCAAAGTGTTGGTGCTGCCCTAGTTATTGAttgttataaaaaatttaataacacCCCTCCTGCACTCTCATTGGTTAGCTGACTagaaagtgacagtgatgagTGCAGCATTTTATCCAAAGTTGAAAATTCTTCAACTCTCGGCGTGAGAAAAGAAATGGCCGAACGCTCAGTGCTCAGCGTGAAAAAGACGCTCAGCACTCGGCACGCTCCTGGCGTTTTAAAGAACAGGGTGCTCCCATtgagaacaactgaaaaaatacgCTAGCCGCGGGGAAAAATGCTTTGGTGGACATGCGGCCTATTAATGTCGAGCCCTGAATAGCCCAACCTGAGAAAAAAAATGGCTACTCACCctgaggccatccaagatgtacaagtttgtttcttcattgaaacaaatttggagaaaataAGCATTACTCACTTACTGTGCATATTTCCCTTCTGATTCAGACAAAACTGCTTTTTCACGGGAGAAAGCAGAATTATGGACAGAGGACTCTAGCTGGAAGCAATGTTTTGAAGTTCGAAGAATGATCATTTTTTCAGCATCTTGATGGACTGGTTTctcacaaacatgcagcttttaacTTCACAtgacgttaactgatggactggagccatgtggattacttgtggattattatgttgtttttaacagctgtttggactctgacggcacccattcactgcagaggacccattgatgagcaagtgatgtgatactaaattactccaaatctgttctaatgaaaaaacaaactcatctacatcttggatggcctaaagGCAAGTGcaatttcatttctgggtgaactattcctttaagcaccGGACAGgatgtgtatttataaataaggTCCCTACCATTGCGCTGCCTTTCTGAGCAAGAGAACTGCCAGGGGGAAAGAGGGCAGTAGTGCTACTGGTGATCTCAAAGCTGTCACACAGATCTGCCTGTTTGGAACAATCCATCCATCCTACATTGACCAGACCATCCTTTTAAGAGAAACAAGTGGAGTATAGGTTTCAATGTTCATTCATGCTCGCAAGACAATAACATCTCTGACACTGAAATTGAATTTGGAGAAACATGATCAGCTTAATGCTTACCAACATTCCAGCAAGCTTCCGCCTTGTTTGAGATTCCAGAcaatctgtgtaaaaaaaaaaaaataataataatttatgaatgaTTAATTTATGAACGAGTGATTATAGGTTGGCAAATCTAACATTAAGCTTTAATAGTCATCTCACCCCCAGTGTCAGCGCAGAAAGTTATCAACCAGCTGATTCTTTCGGCAAATGCTCGATCAATCT
This window contains:
- the LOC132095485 gene encoding dnaJ homolog subfamily C member 10-like, with product MEVFQNHQRPPRKSFLFAFIAVWLFVAISSDEDYYKLLGISREASTREIRQAFKKLALTMHPDKNPNDATAHEKFLMINRAYEVLKDEDLRKKYDKYGEKGLQDEQQGGRYESWNYYRYDFGIYDDDPEITTLDRGDFDAAVNSGDVWFVNFYFPRCSHCHDLAPVWREFAKEMDGVIRIGAVNCGDNGMLCRSKGINSYPSLYVFRAGMKPEKYYGDRTKSSLTTFAMQFVKSKVTELWQGNIFNEIDRAFAERISWLITFCADTGDCLESQTRRKLAGMLDGLVNVGWMDCSKQADLCDSFEITSSTTALFPPGSSLAQKGSAMFIQSLDTKEIYAQVLQHLPDLEILTKSSFEHKLAHHRWLISFSFGHNDLASHEYKKLKALLKGSHIQVGKVDCVADSELCASLYIQKPCVAVFKGVGIHDFEIHYGKDALYNVVAFAKESVNAHVTTLRPENFPNHEKEPWLVDFFAPWCPPCRALLPELRKASIQLFGQLKFGTLDCTVHERLCNMYNIHAYPTTVIFNKSSIHEYEGHHSADGILEFIEDLVNPVVVTLTPESFQELVKRRKSSETWMVDFYAPWCGPCQALLPEWRRMARMLSGIVNVGTVDCQKHHSFCQGENVRAYPEIRLFPQSSNRRDQYQSYNGWHRDAFSLKTWALSSLPRASVDLSPEDFKRKVLGGNDHWVLDFYAPWCGPCQQFAPEFEVLARMMKGTVRAGKVDCQAHSQTCQNAGIKAYPSVRFYPRLGTTRRNQGGEYINSRDATVIADILRQRLQQLASQGKSSKLKDEL